A genome region from Anopheles stephensi strain Indian chromosome 2, UCI_ANSTEP_V1.0, whole genome shotgun sequence includes the following:
- the LOC118502445 gene encoding GILT-like protein 3, which produces MVFNTQQLFASWLRHEKEMKLRLVPFGKAWVEEPPNEQPKLHCQHGPRECQLNILHGCILKKLPPKKAFAVVVCLIKNFRTTFDQCIEGHESFKNAIVNCSQGEQGFSLFKKFQPYDFYEQDDWLQHFERKFVERYEEKFGVKL; this is translated from the exons ATGGTTTTCAACACCCAACAACTATTCGCGTCCTGGTTGCGAcatgaaaaagaaatgaagcTGCGGCTGGTACCATTCGGCAAGGCTTGG GTTGAAGAGCCGCCTAACGAACAGCCCAAATTGCATTGCCAGCACGGACCACGGGAATGTCAGCTGAACATTTTGCACGGATGCATTCTTAAAAAGCTGCCTCCCAAAAAGGCAtttgcggtggtggtgtgcctCATAAAGAACTTCCGTACCACCTTCGACCAG TGTATCGAAGGACACGAATCGTTCAAAAACGCCATCGTTAATTGCAGCCAGGGGGAACAGGGCTTCagtttgtttaaaaagttTCAG CCGTATGACTTTTACGAACAGGACGATTGGCTTCAACATTTTGAAAGAAAGTTCGTTGAGCGGTACGAGGAAAAGTTCGGTGTCAAATTATAA